TAAATGTGTGTCGGTGTAGTGCATGTGGTTAGGCTTTTGCGTGCTAAATCTGCCATCTAAGAGATTAAAGTATGTGTTTTCCGAATAAGAGTTGATAAGTGGAAAACAGCCCAAATATTGGGTCAGTTTTGCTGCAAAAAACAGGGGATAGTTGCCAATAACGGCATCTTTATTATCTAAAAATAAAATTTGTGTTTTTATGAACTCAAATAAGTCTTTATCTTCCAAATTAGGTTGCAAAGTCTTCGATAGCAGTTCGCACATGTAAACAGAAACACCTATTTTATTGATATTGGTGGCAATTTCATTACAATATTGCAACTGATTTATATCTCTTATGTAAAGAAGTCCGTCCGATTGTTTATGATACGCAATAATACTGACCAAGTTTAACGGAGCAAACAAGTTTCTTTTAAATTTCGATTTTTGCTTTCTTACGCCTTTGGCGATATAGGATTTTAGTCCAAATTCGGAAGTAAATATTTTGCAAATAATACTAGTTTCGGAATAATCGAAATAGTTGATAACAATTCCATCAGAAGAAACTAACATAATATTTACCTATCTGATTATCAAAACCTTGCCTGCTTTTCTGTGAGCTAGCGAATGGCTGTTTACGTAAATGTAGTAAACG
This portion of the Lentimicrobiaceae bacterium genome encodes:
- the recO gene encoding DNA repair protein RecO, which translates into the protein MLVSSDGIVINYFDYSETSIICKIFTSEFGLKSYIAKGVRKQKSKFKRNLFAPLNLVSIIAYHKQSDGLLYIRDINQLQYCNEIATNINKIGVSVYMCELLSKTLQPNLEDKDLFEFIKTQILFLDNKDAVIGNYPLFFAAKLTQYLGCFPLINSYSENTYFNLLDGRFSTQKPNHMHYTDTHLSKLLYQLFYSASNNQALTEKLNSDDKKRLFEAIHDYYKIHIPNFGEVKSYKILSATQ